The Desulfovibrio sp. genome segment ATTTCTGGAGCTAGGTACGCAATGATGCGGTCCCATTGACCTTGCGCTTGTTGTCGCACCAGGTCGGCGTTGTATCGTTCGTCACTCATACCGACCTCCCTTGTCGGAGGGTTTGACCGTTCGGCCGACACCCTGGGTTACAAAAAGCGGAAGAAATGTTCGAAGGCTCCTTCCTTGGCCTTTTTCTTCAAATCTTCGATGCGGGGCCGCATATCGCGGAGGATCCTCCATCGAAGAAATTCCGGGTCGCACCTCTCTCCGTCGACGCTCATTGCTATGGCGCAGTCGTTGAAAGAGAAACCTCCCTCGTCGTCTTCAAGCAACCAGGACAGGCAGTCCAAGAACTCCTCGTCGCAGGTCTGTTCGTCTCTCATGATTTCGAGGGTTACCTTCAGCACACCTTGGCGGTAGCGCTGAAGTTCTTTGTCCTCGATCACGATAAGACGGCTTTTGTTGGGTTGGGCCGGGGGCTTCTCGCCCTTTACCCAGATGATTTCCTTCGGCTGACCCTGTCCCCGGAAATAAGAAACGAATTCGCCATTTCTGGCTTTCCGCTTCAAATCCAGGATCCGGTCGCGAATTTTGGAAAGGATCCATTGCCGGAGAAAGTCCGGATAAACCGGCGATCCAAGCACCTTGGTTGCTGCTGCACAGCATTGGCCAAAGGTTAGATCCCCCGTGTCGTTCTGCAGAACCCAGTCCAGGCAGTCGAGTAACTGCGTGTCCTCGGTGTCTGGATCCAGCATATCTTGCAAGGTTTGCTTGAGCACGCCGTAGCGTAGCTGTGTCGCTTCCTCGTTCTTGAACGCAGTCCGGCTTTCGTGATCTGGATACGGAGGGGCGATCTCCCCCTTGACCCAGTACCCGTCGGCCGCGCGATCGGCTCCGCCGACGACGCTGAGTTTTGTTGAAGCAACCGGTGCCCCAAACAGGTCACGGCCGCCGACTTCCATGTTTTCGATGACTTGGTCAACGACCACAGACAGCTGTTGCAACATGATGATCACCTCTTAGATCAGAGCTTCGGCGAGGGCCGTGCGCGCTGCTGCGTCGCACCACCTATTCCGGAGGGCTGGTTTAGATTGATTGTCCGTGTGGGCACGGACGTGCCGGACGGTGAACGTGATCTGCCGGGCGTCGATCGCGGACAGAATTCCCGAAAGGACTGCCGCATCTTCCCCGCGTTCAGGCTTGACTTGTCGCTCGATGAGCGCCGCCTGGACATATTTGCTATCCGTGTAAAGCAGGATGCAGTTGACCGGCAGCTTGAGCGCCATGTTGATTCCCTGGACGGCTGCGAACAGCTCGGCCGAGGACGAATCTCGGGCCGTGGACGGCTTTACGCCGCGAGCCTTCTGATTCTTCATTCCGCTCTCGAGGAAAGCTCCCCAGGCGGCGATGCGTTTGTTCTGGTCATAGGCAGCGTCTGTATGGACGACGATGCCTGCCTTCCGCAGTGTTTGAGACATTGACTTTCTCCCACAGCGCCGCTGCGGAGAGAGTCCCCCCTTGAGGGAACGCTCCCCCAGAGGGCTGTCTCAAAAGATGTTGATGGTCAGGCGGTGAAGACCCGGGCAGCCAAGGAAAAGACCGTGGAGCGCAGATCGCTGATGTCTTTGAGCACTTCAGACTTTGGCAGCCATTGCTGGATGTCCGCAGTCTCGATCCCAATGCCCATTACCTCGACGTCAGGTTGGTTCGCGCTGATGAAGGCGAGAGCCTCTTTCGTCGTGGTGAGATTGCTTGGCTCTCCGTCCGTGATGAGGAGGATTACCTTGCGTTCTTCCCGGGCGTTGGCCAGTTGAGCCGCCCCCCAAAGTAAAGCTTCGGCGGTCGGCGTGTACCCGTAGACCGTGGTGTTGAATCGTGCCTGCACATGCGGTGCCGACATACGTTCGTTGCTGCTTAGAAGTGGAGCAATCCGATTTACGCCGTTGTCTTCGGCGAAACCAGCTGCCTCGATCGTGATGCCCTCGATGGGTTCGCAGGCCAGCGCCAAAGAGGCGGTGGTTTGCATGGCCATCGATATGCGGCCTTTCCTCATGCTTCCGGTCTGGTCGACAAGAAGAAGAAGCCTGGTGTTGTACCCCGTTACGGTCTGCTTTCTTGTGAAAACCCGTGGGTCTATCTGAGCCATCGGAAGATGGCGTCGACTGACCCGGCGGCCGACCATTTTGCGAGTCGCCGGCTGTCGCCTATGGGCTTCAAGCAAGCGCTGCAAATGGGCTCGAATCGCAGTCGAGTTCTTTCTTGCCTCGGGCACAACGGATTGACCGCTGGTCGCCTTGGCATTCGTGACGGTCGGCGGGAGGATGATATCGGGAGACCGATAGGTCGGTCGCTCTTTCATCTTCGCGCTCAACATATCGCTGAGGTCTGGCGCCATCTTCGACAGATCGGGTTGGCCGCCCACCCAGGTTTGTCCCTGACTGGACGAGGAAGCCTGATCGTCGCCGTTGGACACTTGATGAACCGGATGCTGTTGCTGACCGTTTGCCCCCGGGTTGCCGTTTCCGGTAGCGGGGTCAGTCTGCGAACTTTGTCCCTGGCTGCCGCTTCCGGTGGCCGGGTTGCTCGGCTGGCCCTGTCCCTGGTCGCCCTGATTAGGGGGCGGCGAGATATTCGGGTCACCACCAGCGTCCGCCTGCTGCGGATCCTGCCCAGGCGTTGCGCCTTGGCCATCCCCACCAGCGGGATCACCCTGGTTCTGTTGCTGTGATGGACCTTGGCTGCCTGACTGGCCGCCTTGATCCTGCTGCTGCGAGTTTCCTCCCTTGCCCTGCTGGGCTTGATCGGAGCTTTGCTGGTTGTCCTGCTGGACCAACTTCAACAGCCTGTCGGCCATGGCGAGACATTCGGCGGTGCTTTTCAGCATCGGGATGCCCGACATGATCCGTTCGGCGGTTTCGACTATGTCCGGACCGACGACCGCGACCAGCTTTTCACGGGTCTGGTCGACCAGTGGTTTCAGCTGAGCTTGCCCCATGTAACGGCACCGTCCATGAAACAGGACGAAGTCGTGCAGAAGGGCAGGGCCATTGTCCGTATCTGGCACCGCGAACCAACCTTCTTGAATGGCGTAGTCCACCACCTTCGAAAGCCAGTCTCGGCATCCCCGATACACTCGGCATATGAGGGTTTCAATCCTCACATCCTCAAGCGCATTAAGGAATTTCTTGCGGAGTTCCTCGACCAAGAAGATCTCGAATTCGGTGAAGCGCTTATGCGCACCTTCATGTGCGATAAAGCCCAGCGACACCTCCCGCGGTAATGCCTCCGGCGAAAGAAGATAGATGGTTTCGCCGTCAGTTTTTGGCGCGTGGCCGAATATGACCTTGATACCGCACGAAGCGGCGAAGGCCATCGCGGTCCAAACGAGGGAAATGAAATTCATGATGGTCTCCCGATATCAGGGGCCGGTGCAGTCTTCGCCGCACCGTCTCCATCAAAGGATGATCAGAACCCGAGGCATTCCTCTTGCACGGTGGCCAATGCAATTTCTTGCTCGGTTACCTCGGCGAAGAAGGCTTCCTCCTCTTGATCCGCAGGCGGATCTTCGACGAGGTCTTCGGGCAATTCCTCGACCAACGGAGGTTCCTCCGCCGGCGACGTGATGACGATCTCCGACTGCACGACAGCCGGAGCGGGCTGTGGGGCAGGGGAGGGGACGTTGGTGATGATCTGTTGCGAACTGATGACGCTGGCAAGTTGGCCGCCGTGCTTACGCATGCGGTCTGGATCGGCGAGCATCTGAACCAAGGCGACGACTTCCGCCTGAAGGGCGTCGGTCATTCTCTTGGCCAACATGATCTTGTCGATCACCTTGTCCATCGCGGCGACGATCGGCTGGATCATCGCTTCGTTGAAGAAGGCAAATTTCGCCAGTTTCAGCCGAAGCCGTTTCAGCGGGTTCGCAAATTTCCGAGTGAGGTTTCCCTGCTTCAGGATGTAATCGAGAAGCTTCTCCGCCTCGTCGGCGATATCGATCAGAAGGTCTTCGTCGAGCGTTTTCACGCGCTCGCCCAAGGATCCTTCTTCACGGGCCGATTCCCGGATTTGATGGATGGTGCACTGGAAA includes the following:
- a CDS encoding RNase H family protein; protein product: MSQTLRKAGIVVHTDAAYDQNKRIAAWGAFLESGMKNQKARGVKPSTARDSSSAELFAAVQGINMALKLPVNCILLYTDSKYVQAALIERQVKPERGEDAAVLSGILSAIDARQITFTVRHVRAHTDNQSKPALRNRWCDAAARTALAEALI
- a CDS encoding DUF3150 domain-containing protein codes for the protein MSTNILENIDVFAVEVNIWSGEVVLRKTDFNLGIGGELPPPKLASLGTKRLIAREPLQRLHKIRSQVDDLLRVNSINLLKARGVFHKDTARLKEQIDKLRDEFVEHRDTELIPNVSQLQRAWRRQFPEYEDKLAEREFSPEEVRKRCDFQCTIHQIRESAREEGSLGERVKTLDEDLLIDIADEAEKLLDYILKQGNLTRKFANPLKRLRLKLAKFAFFNEAMIQPIVAAMDKVIDKIMLAKRMTDALQAEVVALVQMLADPDRMRKHGGQLASVISSQQIITNVPSPAPQPAPAVVQSEIVITSPAEEPPLVEELPEDLVEDPPADQEEEAFFAEVTEQEIALATVQEECLGF
- a CDS encoding VWA domain-containing protein, whose product is MNFISLVWTAMAFAASCGIKVIFGHAPKTDGETIYLLSPEALPREVSLGFIAHEGAHKRFTEFEIFLVEELRKKFLNALEDVRIETLICRVYRGCRDWLSKVVDYAIQEGWFAVPDTDNGPALLHDFVLFHGRCRYMGQAQLKPLVDQTREKLVAVVGPDIVETAERIMSGIPMLKSTAECLAMADRLLKLVQQDNQQSSDQAQQGKGGNSQQQDQGGQSGSQGPSQQQNQGDPAGGDGQGATPGQDPQQADAGGDPNISPPPNQGDQGQGQPSNPATGSGSQGQSSQTDPATGNGNPGANGQQQHPVHQVSNGDDQASSSSQGQTWVGGQPDLSKMAPDLSDMLSAKMKERPTYRSPDIILPPTVTNAKATSGQSVVPEARKNSTAIRAHLQRLLEAHRRQPATRKMVGRRVSRRHLPMAQIDPRVFTRKQTVTGYNTRLLLLVDQTGSMRKGRISMAMQTTASLALACEPIEGITIEAAGFAEDNGVNRIAPLLSSNERMSAPHVQARFNTTVYGYTPTAEALLWGAAQLANAREERKVILLITDGEPSNLTTTKEALAFISANQPDVEVMGIGIETADIQQWLPKSEVLKDISDLRSTVFSLAARVFTA